One Haemorhous mexicanus isolate bHaeMex1 chromosome 7, bHaeMex1.pri, whole genome shotgun sequence genomic window, AGGGCAGCGACCAGCGCAACTTCTACACCAACAGCGCCCGACGCGCggccggcccgccccgccggcaCCACCGCGCGCCTTCAGGCCGCACTAATCCGCAGCCCCGCTCTACAGCGGTGCCTCCGATCGCGGGCGCCGCCGGGCACGACCCACCCCGCGCTACTGCCGGGGCGGCGCGGCCCCCGCGGACGGCGGCGGAGCCGCCTCGGACGCCTGGGCCGCGTCCAGCGCCGccctctgcagcttctccagcttctccagcgACACCGACTTGAGGGGCAGGATCTTGGGCTTACACAGCACCATGGCGGCCGTGTCCTCCACCGACAGCTGCCCtgcaaagggagaaaagggctgTGAGtgagggccgggccgggcgggcaggGCCTGGCGATGCTCGCCCCCGGTACCTTGCTTGGGCAGCACCTCCCGCAGCGCTCCCGTCCCCTCCGGCATGGCGGCTCCGGCGCGGCACAGCCGCCGGGGCCAACTACAGCTCCCAGCTTGCACTGCGCGGCGCCACGCCCACGcacccctcccctgccccccgGGGCGTGCTGGGAGTGGTAGGCCTAACGGGGCTCCGGCTGCCCCAATGCGCGCTGGGAACGGTAGTCGTTGGCGTGGCGCTGTGCTGGGGCCGCCGCGGGAGCGGCtcccctggggctgtcctggttCCGGGATGCCGCTCCCCGCCTCAGCTGTGccgggctctgctctggggaggagCCGTCCCACCTGCGCAGGCCTGCCCGGCCCGGCGAGCCGCTGcctgcccgcccgcccgccaGGGCCCGCCGCGGAACTCAGGCTTCGAGGTGCTTTTatggtttattttctgcttctgtaaATAAAATCCCCACCAAACTCCATCCAGCAGACGGGCGTGACCAGGGCGTACGCGTCCCGGTTTTCGTTTCCAGGCAGCGCCTCGGGATTCGCGCTGTGAATCATGCTGCTGTTTGACATGTAAACAGCAGTAAAAGCCGCTGTCTTTCTAAACACTGAGGGCTCAAATGCCGCCGAACCTGACGGGCCAGTGCACCGGGATCCCCCACAGGGGTCCGCCTTTTGCGGGATCTTTGCCACCGggagcagcttccctgggaaagcCCCGCGGGGAGCCGCGTGTGACCCGGGAGGGATTCACCTGTCCTGGGCCTTGGCCGTGCCCCAGCGAGCCCCGATTCCGGGATGTGTTGTAATTTTAGAGTTTGCTAATGAGCTTGCCTGTGTGCCCTGCACCCCCCGTGCGCCTGGGGATTGGCAGCTCAGGCTGGTAATCCTGCTAACCTGGCCTCGGCACGGGGAACGCTCCTTTCAGTGTGCTGGGATTGAGATCCGCCTTCTTGCCATGCACAGGGATGGCCGTGGATGAGTAAAATGAGGGGGGAAATTATCTTTGCTAATAATTGTTTTCCATTCTGCCTCGGTGGTGGTTGTCTGCGagcttccttccctctgctaGCTCAGGTAGAGCCTGTCAGCTGTGGGATCCAAGGTTTGCTGGGAGAGTAGTGATAAAACTTTTAACTTTCAGTAAGTGGCACCTCTCTGATGGTTATTTAAAGCCTCTGTCTGCATTGTTCCAGaactatttcctttttcctctagGCAACCTAGAGTAGGAAGCTGACAATTCCTCAGGTACCCAGTTCCACCTCGCTGGAAGCCTCTCCTGATGCTGGGTTGGAGgccagcagaacccacagagcaagagcaggactcctcctccctgccttgtGGAGCTGGCCAAAGGTAActctcctgggctgctcctgggcagcacagaaatgggCCCTTTTTGGCCTTACTCACATATTCCACTTTCAGGTCAGAATATCGACGTTGGTGAGGCTGTAAAATGGATGTGCTTGCTGGGGACGTCCTTCTCTACCCTTTGAATTGCTCAGAAGCATTCTCACCAATTTCAGTGAGAAAAGTTCCTTTGTCTGATGTGCTTTTCCATGTGCCAGTCAGTATTTTGTGCTGACTGGAAAGGAAAGGACAAGGCACTGTTTTATGATGGATGTTTTTAGACCAGGGCATTTCAAACAGTAGATGCAATTTGCAGATTAGTAATTTGCAGTTGTTAGTTTGTTAGAACCAATCCAGCATTTTAGATATGGCCATGGCTAAAAATGAACAGGAAAGATACACAGTTATAACTGAAAACTTTGCACTGTGAAAGCAGGAATTATTCCTGTGGTAGCAAATATGGCCTGCAGAGCAACAGAAATGAGCTGAAAGTAAGATGCTGAAATCAAATTGTAGGTCAGGTTTTTCGCCAGCGTCCTTCACAGTGCCAGCGGCCACCTGGAGTCCAGCATTATGTGAACACTTGCATTTGGAGCCCATCTCAGTTGTGCAGGGAATCACTTTCCAAAAGCAGTTTTCCTGCCAACagggtttgtttgcttggtgATAAGAAACAATGGTCAGCTCAGTTTGTTGCTTGAGCATTTTAGTGGCTGAGAAGTCTGGCATCCTGTACTAGATCCATTTTCTTAGCTACTCAAATGCCAGCTTGGCAGCCTATCTAGGAAGCTGATAGCGCTGGGACAGGCGTGATTGTGGAGGTTGTTTTCAGCAGTTTCTAGTAAGTCTGTTTTTGAGAcacctccttccttttttttcctttcctggggaaaaaaaatcagttaccACTTTCATGACTGGGAAGTCTGGATGAGAAAGAGGAGGGAGGCATGGGCATGCAGCTCAATATCCTACTTTTCAAAGTGCCTTAAAAACAGGATTGGGTTTAGTTTTGAGTAAGGCTGGTATTTATTCATAGTTAAACCCCATTTTTTTGACCTTTTTGGCCTCTGGGGTTGACATGTGCTCAAGCACCCATTCATTTCTCTCACGGGCCTTTCCAGTTGCCAGGAATAGCTAGGAAGCTTTTGCCAAAACCCTTCCATCTGGGAAAAGCACCGTGCACTTGCAGTGGGACTGTGCTGAGTCAGTGCATTATCTTGGGGTCATTCCACAGGGCTGAAGAAGTCAGAACAAGAGTGTCCTTGTGCCCAGGTCTCAAGTTGTATCCCCATGGCATGAAGGTTCCCAGAGTCCTGAGACTCGACCTCGCAATGAAGCCCAGTGTTATTTGAGAAAGCCTGAGCGTGGTATCCATGGAGAGGACAACGTGCTCTA contains:
- the BBIP1 gene encoding BBSome-interacting protein 1; translated protein: MPEGTGALREVLPKQGQLSVEDTAAMVLCKPKILPLKSVSLEKLEKLQRAALDAAQASEAAPPPSAGAAPPRQ